From the Sulfuriferula nivalis genome, the window ACTTCACCGATATCGCCCACCTGCACCGTTTTACCATCTTTAGCCAGCACCACCACATGGGCAATGTCATCCAGACTGGTAAACAAGCCTTGACCGCGAACCACCAGTGATTCATCACCACGCCGCATCAATCCACCGCCAACGTTGGCACTATTGACGCTCAAAGCACTTGCGACCTGATCCAGCGTCACCCCGAACTTTTTCAACAAATATGGATTGGCATTTACCTGATACTCACGAATCACACCACCGAAACTCACGACATCCGCGACACCTTTCACCATGCGCAACGCAGGACGAATCTGCCAGTCCTGAATAGCACGAATTTCTGACAGTGGCATATCGGCAGGTGCTTCAACCACATAGCGGAAAACCTCGCCTACTGCGGTGGATAATGGTGCCAGACTAGGCTGTATATTGGGAGGCAGCGTCACACCCTGCAATTTTTCCAATACCTGCTGACGTGCGAAATAATCATCAGTATGGTCAGCAAAGGTTAGCGTGACGATAGATAAGCCTGTCATCGACACTGAACGCAACTGGGTAATATGCGCAACCCCGCTCATTTCACGTTCTATCGGCAGGGTAATGGAGCGTTCCACTTCCTCAGGCGCCTGACCAATGGCTTGGGTCACCACCTGAACCTGCACGTCCTGCACATCTGGGAAAGCTTCTATCGGTAAATTATCCAGCGCATTAATCCCCAGCAACACCAGTGCAAAGGTGAGGATGAGTATAAAAACGCGCTGCTGTAAGGCAAAAGTAATGAGTTTATCTAACATTATCGCCTCGTTATTTAGCCGTATCGAGTTCGGAATTAAGCAACAATGCGCCTGAAGTGACGACTTTATCTTGAGCAGTCAGACCCTCAGCGGCATAGCTGTAATCACGATATTGCACTACCAGTGGTATGCGACGTTTTTTCAACACTCCCGGTGCGATTTCTACAAACACATAGCTGTATAAGCCATTGCTGACTATTGCCCCATTCGGAATGCGGAATGCGTTTTCGTCAGCTTCGGCCAGCAAAGTCACTTTGGCGTACATCTCGGGTTTAAGCAGATTTTTGCTGTTATCCACCGAACAACGTACGGTGATACGACGAGTGACGGGATCCAGCGCAGGCGCGATTTTCTCGATACGTCCGGCGAAATGCTGATCAGGGTAAGCATCCACGCTAATGCTGACAGGGTGCCCCACTTCGGCTTTAGCCAGCAAAGATTCAGGCAAATCTATCGTCACCCATACCTTGGCTGGGTTGGTAATGATAAACAAAGGGTCAGGCAAATCTGGACGGACTTCTTCGCCTGGATTAAGTTGACGTTGCGCCACTACGCCACTGATAGGACTACGCAAAGCATAACCTTCAGCGGCATTGTTTATTCCCTGTGGCGCCAGATTTTTCAGGCGTAATATTGCGCGACGTGACTCAGCAGTAGCGGCAGCATAGTCAGATTGCGCAGACTCCAAATCCTTGCGTGCAATTGCTTCGCCTTGATACAAGGTTTTGGCGCGACTCAAGTTCAATTGTTTAAGTCGCGCATCCGCATTAGCTTTTTCCACATCAGCAATAGCATTCCCCAAATCGGGGGAGTCCATGACAAATAAAGTTTGACCCGCTTTTACCTCATCACCCAACTGCGCTTTAATATTTAATACCCGCCCACTGATAGGCGAGTTAATCCGTGTAGTGACATCCTCGTCATAGGTCACTTTTGCATTCAATGGATCCGCAAGCGGCACAGGTAATTGTGGCAAAGTTTCACTATGAATAGCAGCCAATTGCGGCGCACCCGCCGGGTAGCGCAATTCATCAGCAGGCGTGG encodes:
- a CDS encoding efflux RND transporter periplasmic adaptor subunit, producing the protein MMKKTALIIALIAVGLVGAYYEFGGGAAKPVAKPVTVSTTPADELRYPAGAPQLAAIHSETLPQLPVPLADPLNAKVTYDEDVTTRINSPISGRVLNIKAQLGDEVKAGQTLFVMDSPDLGNAIADVEKANADARLKQLNLSRAKTLYQGEAIARKDLESAQSDYAAATAESRRAILRLKNLAPQGINNAAEGYALRSPISGVVAQRQLNPGEEVRPDLPDPLFIITNPAKVWVTIDLPESLLAKAEVGHPVSISVDAYPDQHFAGRIEKIAPALDPVTRRITVRCSVDNSKNLLKPEMYAKVTLLAEADENAFRIPNGAIVSNGLYSYVFVEIAPGVLKKRRIPLVVQYRDYSYAAEGLTAQDKVVTSGALLLNSELDTAK